Sequence from the Rhizobium sp. TH2 genome:
TGGAAGCGGCGACGAAACTCTTCCGCGAGGTCGGCTACGATGCCGCCCGCATCGAGGATATCGCCGAGCGCGCCGAGGTTTCGGTCGGCACCTTCTACAATTACTACCAGAACAAGGGCGACATCCTCGTCGCGGCCGTCTCGATGGAGGTCGAGGAAGTGCTCGACGCCGGCGAGCCGCTGGTCGCCGATCCGCCGATGAACGTGCTCGTGGCACTCCAGACGCTGATCAACCAGTATTACGATCACTCACTGGTCTATCTCTCCAAGGAAATGTGGCGCACGGCGATGGCGATCTCGATCCAGCAGCCGGAGACGCCGTTTTCCAAGCGCTACACCGAGCTCGACCGCGCACTCTGCGCTCAGGTCTCGACGCTGGTGCAGAAGCTGCAGCGCAAGGGCGCGGTGCTGGCGGGCGTGGATGCGGTCGCCGTCGGCTCGATGTTCTTCAACAATCTCAACATGATGTTCACGGAATTCGTCCGCGACGAACGGATGCCGCTCAAGCGTCTGAAAGACGACGTCGCCCGCCAGAACCGGCCGCTCGCCACGCTGATCAGCAGCCCCACGACATAAGAAAATCACCCGGGAGGAACTTCATGATTGCCGTGCATGACAGCGTGCTCGCCGCCGCTGATCGATTGGTCGATGCCTTTTCGCGCCATGATGCCGAGGCCTATTTCGCGGCCTTCGCGCCGGATGCCAGCTTCATCTTCCACAATCTCGACCGCGTGCTGAAGAGCCGCGAGGAATACCGCGCCGAATGGCAGCTCTGGGAAACCCGCGATGGCTTTCGCGTCCTCGGCTGCCGCTCGTCGGACCGCCTGGTCCAGGCTGCCGGCGATGTCGCGGTTTTCACCCACAAGGTCGAAACCGATGTCTCGATCGGCGGCGAGGGAATGACCAATGTCGAGCGCGAGACCATCGTCTTCCGTCGCGCTGGCGCTGGCTGGATCGCCTTCCACGAACATCTATCGGTCATGCCGCAGTAAACAGATCTGGAAGAGTCGAGGTGCGACCGGACAGGTGGGGAGCTCGACTGCCATTGCGTTGGCCATCGGGAGAAACCGGAAAAATCCCGATGTCCTCCATCCCTGTCGCGTCCGGTTGACACGGTGCAACCTCGTTTGAGAAATGTGTGCGGACGGGAATCGTTCCCGG
This genomic interval carries:
- a CDS encoding TetR/AcrR family transcriptional regulator — protein: MAGLREKQKADKNRRILEAATKLFREVGYDAARIEDIAERAEVSVGTFYNYYQNKGDILVAAVSMEVEEVLDAGEPLVADPPMNVLVALQTLINQYYDHSLVYLSKEMWRTAMAISIQQPETPFSKRYTELDRALCAQVSTLVQKLQRKGAVLAGVDAVAVGSMFFNNLNMMFTEFVRDERMPLKRLKDDVARQNRPLATLISSPTT
- a CDS encoding nuclear transport factor 2 family protein, producing the protein MIAVHDSVLAAADRLVDAFSRHDAEAYFAAFAPDASFIFHNLDRVLKSREEYRAEWQLWETRDGFRVLGCRSSDRLVQAAGDVAVFTHKVETDVSIGGEGMTNVERETIVFRRAGAGWIAFHEHLSVMPQ